The Canis lupus familiaris isolate Mischka breed German Shepherd chromosome 19, alternate assembly UU_Cfam_GSD_1.0, whole genome shotgun sequence DNA segment GTGGATGGAAAGGTCATAAAATGCATGTGGTGtagtcctctctctccctttaaagatttttagaaagatgAGATTATGTGCATAATTTGGAGGGTGGCAAAATTCTTTGAAATCTAAGTTTCTAAATGACAACTCAAAATCTATTTGAAACCCAAAGTAATGTGATAAActccattcatttgctcattttacCACCATTCTATGTTtgcaaaaaaattttagaaagttataaaaacatttaattcaaaGGATGCTATGTTCGAGctacaaagagaacaaaaatgtaATGTTGGCTCCACCTAATCATATGACTTTGGGAAAACACTTAAATTCTGAgatttagtttccttatttgtaaaatggagacaacacTGCATTGCTATCTCAAAGGGTGCCTGTGAGACTTAAATGGTCTTATTTAGAAGAAGacactttaaaattataatgtacCAGAAAAGTATGAAATACTACCATTAAAATAGGCCACATGGATGGATGAGTGTACAGATCTAAATCAGATAGGTCACCCAAAAGTCCTTCAAATATTCTAACCTTTTATTTGGTTGtgacacataattttaaaaaatgcatttgaatacACTTATTATAGAAGAGTAAAAAATTAGGACAGTTATGGGACTTGCTATATTGAAAGTCTTTACTATACAGTTACAATTGCCTAATCTATAAAATGCTGGGACTATGGCAGTATCCAAGCATTCCTCTATCCTTAACATCCTATGATTCTTAACTATTAGGAAATATTAGAATCATACAATGTGATCCTATACTTCCATGCTGTGGCTGCTCTAGTTCTAATTTCTACAGACTAGAATAGaattctgcctatgtctgtgatTTGCATTTGGGTACAGAGATGTTTGCCTTTGGCAAAGCCAAATTAAGCTGAAATTAATGActcattatttaatattcatttattcactcacttataaagattttatttgagagagtacatGAGCATGTGAGGATCAtaaatgggggaggggcatgggggggagcagactcctcactgagcatggagctgtatgcagggctctatcccaggcccctgggatgatgacctgagtcgaagccagagcttaactactgagccacccaggcacccctcattatTACAAATTTAATGCTAACATGGGTAGGTGAACTCTAGTTTTTCCAGTCTTATAAACTATACTGGTCCATCTACACTGTAATGCTGAGAAGAGGGAGAATAAAAAACTgcccttaataaaataaatttgagattAATTTGATTACCTTTAGGTAAAACTGACctggtaattatttttattactattcaaGGCCACAGAATTTACACACCTTCAATGTCTAGCAGAAGAACTCAAAAACCTGGAGGAAGTGCTAGGTTTACCTCAAAGCAAAAACGTTCACTTGACAGACACCAAGGAATTAATCAGCAATATGAATGTAACACTTCTGAAACTAAAGGTAAGGCATTACTCTATTTGttctcctgaaaataaaataaatggaagggcATTTTAAAGTggtataacatttttataatttggcaAAGTTCTCATGCATTTTAAAACCAATGTGAACATGAATCATTTTTATGCTAGATGATATACTATGGAGCTGGGAAGTATAATCTATTTCTTCCATCCACCCAGGGATAAGTCTGTAACCTAACATTCTCTTACCTCTCTCTCATATTAAAACTGGGAGTGGGAGAAGACAATTGAATTTCACAAAAAGCAGGCAGGTTTTGTTGCATATTTTCTTACAGATCATTTTCCAGAATAGCCAATATGGATTATTtgaaaggcttttcttttcttaaatttatttattcatgagagacacaaagagagaggcagagacataggcagaaggagaagcaggctccctgtggtgagcctgatgcaggactcaatctcatgatcccagaatcatgacctgagccaaaggcagacgctcaaccattgaggcacccaggcatccctacctgaAGGGCTTTTAAAATGGCGtttttgggattcctgggtggctcagaggttcagtgCCTGCCATAGGCCCAGGGCATGCATGGCCCTGGAgttcctggatggagtcccacatcaggctccctgcatagggcctgcttttccctctgcctatgtctctctctgggtctctcatgaataaataaataagatctttaaaaaaaaaaaaaatatatatatatatatatatatatggggttTTCCTATTACTTAGTGGAATGATTaagagatttatatatatatgagatttatatatatatatatatatatatatatatatatatactcacacatatatatataaatatatatgtatatatattccaaaaatatatatggggTTTTCCTATTACTTAGTGGAATGATTAAgagatttatcttaaaaaaaggaaattactaaAATGGCCAATGGGCTAGATAATTAACTCCTTATTTGGAGGTAATACTTTCAAGaacttaagtatttttaaatgcataggaAATATTAGATACACAAGGGACTCAGGCAATATGAAGAAATTCATGGCTCTGTTTTCTCATCCCATCTACCAAAGTACAAACTTCATGAGTTAACAGCCATCCTACATAGCATAAGTAGAACaaagtttctaaaattataatCCCAGTTGTTTCCAAATAAGTCATTGTATTAGTACACTGTTTCTTtccatgtaattaaaaaaatacattgaaatcaATGGCCTCTAGATACTGATAGACAATATATATGTCAGAAGGTTTGTTCCAGAATTTCTGACCATCAGAAAACTCATTCTAAATTCTtgatgcaaaattaaaaatatgtgaaagtcagaaatgtgtttcaaaagcaagctattttaaaaaatttaaaccttCCCAAAAGGtcataatatttaaatgattatatgTAAGTATTCCCTTTAAACTGTACCAGTTTAAAGGGAATACTTATCTCACTTGGTTTATATTTCCAGAATAGGAAGTACCTCAATTTgaaaaaggcttttcttttttcttgttatagttcaaaatattttgtcagCTAGAGGCTGAGTTGAAATAGCTCCTATCAGCAGAGGAGGTTAATTTCTAACAAGTCAGTCCACAAacaaaatttctattgtttagaGTTTTAAAAGTTGGGAAACTTGCATGCATTGATGCTAACTAAGGTGGAGTGAAGTCagtatgaatatttataaaaaatgttcttCACACAAATTTCTTCCAAACAAAAGGTTGTCCTGACTCTGGGCTGGTTCTATATTGCTTTGGGGAATTATGAGGAGATTCACTAAAGTTAATATATAGAAACTTAAGGTTTGAAAAAGTATAATGAGTCTATGACTGCATACATGTAACCCATATATAGACACATGCCCAGAGGAAGAAAGGTTTAACAACTTTATTTTGCATGtaacatttaatgaaatatttttctagaactgtttttattgaaaatgtttacCTGTATACAATTCAGGAAAAAGAATTCTTGTGTTCACTGAGATTGAAAGAATTGACAAATGAGGAAAACCTTGGTTTATATGCTATCATCACTTGTATCAACATATAACTTTTTGGCATGTATTTTGATCATTTCAATGAAATGTGAATGattaatatattaaacatattaaaaaataaaggccataaGCTATAAGTTATTTGAGAATAACTATATATCAAAAACTACtttgaactaaaaaaattaaaatttttcttttatagggaTCTGAAACAAGTTACAACTGTGAATATGATGACGAGACAGCAACCATTACAGAATTTCTGAACAAATGGATTACCTTTTGTCAAAGCATCTTCTCAACACTGACTTGATAATTAAGTGCCTATTTAAAATGTATCAggctatttatttaaatatttaaaatttatatttattttttgatgtacGTTTTGCTACCTTTTGTAATTATTATTCTTATACTTCATATGATAAATATGGatcttttaagattctttttgtAAGCCCTAGGGGCTCTAAAAACTCACTTATTtatcccaaaatatttattttttatattgaactATTAAACATGATGTCTATGTAGATcagttaataaaattatttaataaagttgATGAATAAAAAGCCAAGCCATTTATTATCCTGGAAATAGTACAGAGTAAAACATTTCTGAACTACTCATGTGAACACATGAGATAGTTAAGATGCTTACAAAAGTCACTCTTTCCCTGGAGAGGTATGTGGAATAGGGAAATGGGCTCCTCAAAGTTCTTGCTTTCTCCTTTCCCAAGCTGACTGGATCCTCAGTTCTAGTCTAAGAAAGCCTCGTCAAATTATACTACTTTCCTTCTTCAGGCTATGCCTTTAACAAGATTCCAATAATATTATAGAAACTCTTCATTTAATTGGTGTGCCTCTCTATCCATTTTCCATCATCTTATAACTTGCTGTCAGGAGGCTGACCTCTATAACATATATTAAAGGTCTCCCCTGTCTTCTGGCTTTCCAATGGGTCCCACTACTGGGGAGCTCTGGTAGGACAGAAGAGATCCCCTGACTCTCCATGTGAAGCCTCTGGATGGCTGTGCCTCCCAAAGAATCCAGTTTCTCTCAAGACTTTTTCCTTCTGGGTTCTGCTAACTTCCCTTCTACTCCTTTCAGCCCTAGGTATAGTAACACTTCTATACCATTACTGGCTCTAGTGTACTGCATTATCCCTTGCATTAACCCTATACTATGACCACAGTTTGGTAAATGGTCTAttagatcttccttgacttattcTGAGTATGCCATCTCTTTTCTGGCTCAAACACAGTAATCATACCAGAAATAGCCCCAATAAATAGACCATCAAGATCAGATCTGGGATTGGATTCATTAGGAACATAATGATCTATGGGATGTACTAGCATCTTGATTACTCTAATTACCATCAATGGTAGCACAAGGTGAAATGCAGATTGAGAGCATGATGTGAGATCAAATGGTCATGACATTTAATTGCTACAATAAGAACAgttataaaaattatgattatcaCTTAAATTCTTCTGATGGTCTCAGATAAGAGAGATGTTAAAAATGTTATGGATATACAATTAAATACTTGCAGGCAGTTTTGAAGGAGTCCTTCTTCTGCTGTAGACAGCGCATACGACATAGAACAAAGCCAAGAGCATGATGTAAGGTCTGTAAAGGTATAGTGccaattaaaaatttaagccTTCCAGGTTTCTTACAGTAAGAATGGGGAAGAAATGAAACCATGAGATATGAGATGTATTTTGCCAGACACAGAGGCTGAGAATTTTAAATATCCTACTGACAGAGGCAAACCCTTTTCTTTTAATAGTAtcctttttgaggaaaaaatcactcctctgcttaaaaaccTTCCAATGACTCACAAATTAAGGGAAATTTTCCTCAGAACTCACCTTACCACCTTTCATTGCCTCTAGGCCTAAAATGAAAGTTAAGATCTCAACACTTCTGAGGCAGTAAGATAAAAGGTGTTTTAGACCAACAGAGGTGAAAATTAAGTCATGTGTAGGCTCATTTAATTTAGATGTGTAACTCCCTGGGATTCAGAATTTAATGAGAACTTGCAACGGCATTAACAGTTAGTTGAATAAATTCTTGGACTCCACAGTGGCCcttttaaatggtatttaaatGCTAGAATTTCCCTATAGAACAAAGAGTCCAAGGGACCATGGAAATGGAAATACTGGAATGGATCTATTATGTGCAGTCTTCTCATCTTGCCTAGGAAGGCACTGGTAAGGGGGTACACTGGCATCCATGACAGTTGTGTggtaatttttcttcattaaatcaGAAATGACAGATGGTGCTGCAGTGGGATTGGTTTCCCTGATCTGTTCAAGAATAATGGAACCCTGGAGTGATAAACAGGTAAACACCATTTAGCCCTTAGAGACAAGGTGGAAGCAATCACTACAATAAACTATAGGGCAGAGTGCTAATGATGACTAAtgatcacaaaattaaaaagactctAAATCTGCTGggcagagataaataaaaattattgtaattcGTGATCTGTTTCCAGCTCTCAAAATTGAGCCATTTCCTAGACCTGGTCTCCAAGGAGGCTAGATCCCTCTAAGGAAGGGCCCAATAATATGACCACAGATAAATACTGTCAATTTTTCTCTCAAGCCATTTTGGAAGAGCT contains these protein-coding regions:
- the IL2 gene encoding interleukin-2 precursor, with amino-acid sequence MYKMQLLSCIALTLVLVANSAPITSSSTKETEQQMEQLLLDLQLLLNGVNNYENPQLSRMLTFKFYTPKKATEFTHLQCLAEELKNLEEVLGLPQSKNVHLTDTKELISNMNVTLLKLKGSETSYNCEYDDETATITEFLNKWITFCQSIFSTLT